One genomic region from Reichenbachiella ulvae encodes:
- a CDS encoding M1 family aminopeptidase yields MHKTTTILLMVLLPLVSWSQEADSAYEYYEEPAIYRATETRYFDLIHTDLEVSFDWSKEQLIGKAELVLKPLFYAQQDVTLDAKAMMINSVTLKGKQNQKLSYEYDGYDLQVKLDRMYERTDTLTLIIDYIARPNEWKGTGSEAITQEKGLYFINSDGSDPYKPQQIWTQGETESNSVWFPTLDYPNERCTQEISMTVQDRFRTLSNGVLIEQVKVNDSTRIDTWRLDTPHAPYLFMMSIGEYAVIEDKWKDIPLAYHVEKEYAEDAKAIFGHTPEMIGFFSDVLGVDFPWPKYDQVVVRDFVSGAMENTTASVFMEQLQVSKKELLDSHWDDIIAHELFHQWFGDYVTCESWSNLTLNEGFASYSEYLWNEHKYGLDEADYNFINDRESYFEEAAEDPKDLLRYYYEDKEDMFDRHSYNKGAAVLHMLRNYVGDEAFFAALNLYLEENALESVELANLRMAFEEVSGEDLNWFFDQWYFFPGHPEIVVTETFENDSLTLLVQQIQSEDFPTYKLPLFVEIWQGEESETYPIILESEVETYQFAMKEEPSLVIFDTERQLLAEVNHAKSPEALAFQMSHSDRFESRMEVMEALAEISDKKLIQQILIQALKDPFYAIKQYALNYMIDNKVKIKKYESLVLACLKDESSQVRSYTLSYLAETDFEEYLEEFKKALEDESYLVQSTALTYLFEYDLPVDPKLIAGLSAEKNINVVLAMSAYYLKQDGEDSFDWFEEKIKVVDDETLYFLLHSYSEKLIKASDARRKAAVSTYAEIAKNHPTYYTRLSAYQGLVLMSDLEGVSDLLDEIKESETDERLKEYYDQF; encoded by the coding sequence ATGCACAAAACAACCACAATATTGCTAATGGTTTTATTGCCATTAGTCTCATGGAGTCAAGAGGCCGATAGTGCTTATGAGTATTATGAAGAACCAGCCATCTATCGCGCGACCGAAACCCGTTATTTTGATTTGATACATACCGATCTGGAGGTTTCTTTTGATTGGTCAAAAGAGCAATTGATTGGAAAGGCTGAATTGGTACTGAAGCCGCTTTTTTATGCTCAGCAGGATGTGACTTTGGATGCAAAGGCCATGATGATCAATTCGGTAACTCTGAAGGGAAAGCAAAACCAAAAGCTGTCCTATGAATATGATGGATACGATCTACAAGTGAAACTGGATCGCATGTATGAAAGAACGGATACCCTGACCTTAATAATAGACTACATCGCCAGACCCAATGAGTGGAAGGGCACTGGCAGTGAAGCCATCACGCAAGAAAAAGGCTTGTATTTTATCAATTCGGATGGGAGTGATCCATATAAGCCACAGCAGATATGGACTCAGGGAGAGACTGAATCCAATTCAGTATGGTTCCCAACTTTGGACTATCCCAATGAACGATGTACACAAGAAATATCGATGACAGTTCAGGATCGCTTCCGCACCTTATCTAATGGAGTGCTTATTGAACAAGTAAAAGTCAACGACAGCACTCGAATAGATACATGGAGGCTGGACACTCCTCATGCTCCATATTTGTTTATGATGTCTATAGGTGAGTATGCAGTGATTGAGGATAAGTGGAAGGACATTCCATTGGCTTATCACGTAGAGAAGGAATATGCGGAGGATGCAAAAGCTATTTTCGGCCATACGCCCGAAATGATTGGTTTTTTCTCGGATGTATTAGGAGTGGATTTTCCATGGCCTAAGTATGATCAGGTGGTGGTACGGGACTTTGTGTCTGGCGCGATGGAAAATACCACCGCCTCGGTTTTCATGGAGCAATTGCAAGTGAGTAAAAAGGAGCTTTTGGACAGTCATTGGGATGATATTATTGCTCATGAATTGTTTCATCAGTGGTTTGGCGACTATGTGACTTGTGAATCCTGGTCCAACCTGACATTGAATGAGGGCTTTGCTAGCTACTCCGAATATCTATGGAATGAACACAAATATGGATTAGACGAGGCAGACTACAATTTTATCAACGACCGAGAGTCATATTTTGAAGAAGCAGCCGAGGACCCAAAAGATCTTTTGAGATACTATTATGAGGATAAAGAGGATATGTTTGATCGTCACTCATATAATAAAGGAGCGGCGGTACTGCATATGTTGAGAAACTATGTAGGAGATGAGGCCTTTTTTGCTGCACTTAATTTATATCTGGAAGAAAATGCGCTGGAATCAGTAGAGTTAGCCAATCTTCGAATGGCTTTTGAAGAGGTGAGCGGAGAGGATTTGAATTGGTTTTTTGATCAGTGGTATTTCTTTCCAGGCCATCCTGAGATTGTTGTCACCGAAACTTTTGAAAATGACTCATTGACTCTTTTAGTGCAGCAGATCCAAAGTGAAGATTTTCCGACTTACAAATTGCCTTTGTTTGTTGAGATCTGGCAAGGAGAAGAAAGTGAGACTTACCCCATCATTCTGGAGTCAGAGGTAGAAACCTATCAGTTTGCCATGAAGGAGGAGCCGAGTTTGGTGATTTTCGATACAGAAAGACAGTTGCTGGCTGAGGTGAACCATGCCAAATCTCCAGAGGCTTTAGCTTTTCAGATGAGCCACTCTGATCGGTTCGAAAGCCGCATGGAAGTCATGGAAGCTCTTGCTGAGATCAGTGACAAGAAATTGATTCAGCAAATACTGATTCAGGCATTGAAGGATCCTTTTTATGCGATCAAACAATATGCTCTGAATTACATGATAGACAACAAAGTGAAGATCAAAAAGTATGAGTCTCTTGTTTTGGCATGTCTGAAAGACGAATCTTCTCAGGTAAGAAGTTACACCTTGTCTTATCTGGCAGAGACGGATTTCGAAGAATATCTGGAGGAGTTTAAAAAAGCTTTGGAAGATGAGTCATACCTGGTGCAGAGCACAGCCTTGACTTATTTGTTCGAATATGATTTGCCAGTAGATCCGAAGTTGATCGCGGGATTGTCTGCAGAGAAAAACATCAATGTAGTATTAGCCATGTCGGCTTATTATTTGAAACAGGATGGGGAAGATTCTTTTGATTGGTTCGAAGAAAAAATCAAAGTAGTCGATGATGAGACGCTATATTTCTTGCTTCATAGTTATTCAGAGAAGTTGATCAAAGCCTCTGATGCAAGAAGAAAGGCAGCTGTGTCGACTTATGCAGAGATAGCCAAAAACCATCCGACCTATTATACCAGATTGTCCGCCTACCAGGGACTAGTGTTGATGTCGGATTTAGAAGGTGTCAGTGATTTGCTGGACGAAATAAAGGAGTCTGAGACAGATGAGCGACTCAAAGAATATTACGATCAGTTTTAA
- the nusG gene encoding transcription termination/antitermination protein NusG, which translates to MSDLKWYVVRAVSGQEKKVKSYLETEITRMGLEDFIPQVMIPAEKVYEMRNGKKRVRERNFFPGYILISADINHGEVQHTITNIPGVIGFLGANDGGPSKTPVPLRQNEVNRILGKVDEAEEQEEQLDTPFIVGETVKVMDGPFSGFTGNVEEVFEERKKLNVMVKIFGRNTPVELNYIQVEKTE; encoded by the coding sequence ATGAGTGATCTGAAATGGTACGTCGTTCGTGCTGTCAGTGGACAAGAGAAGAAAGTTAAATCTTATCTTGAAACTGAAATTACCAGAATGGGTCTAGAAGATTTCATTCCTCAAGTCATGATACCTGCTGAAAAGGTTTATGAAATGAGAAATGGAAAGAAACGTGTCCGTGAGAGAAACTTCTTTCCTGGATACATTTTGATTTCTGCAGACATCAATCATGGTGAAGTACAACATACTATCACGAACATTCCAGGTGTGATTGGTTTTTTAGGTGCCAATGATGGGGGTCCTTCCAAAACTCCTGTTCCACTACGTCAAAATGAGGTAAATCGAATTTTGGGTAAAGTAGACGAGGCTGAAGAGCAAGAAGAACAGCTTGATACTCCGTTTATCGTAGGTGAGACAGTCAAAGTAATGGACGGCCCATTTAGTGGATTTACGGGAAATGTTGAAGAGGTTTTTGAAGAGAGAAAGAAGCTTAACGTAATGGTTAAGATTTTCGGAAGAAACACGCCTGTAGAGCTTAATTATATACAAGTAGAAAAAACAGAGTAG
- the tuf gene encoding elongation factor Tu, with product MAKETFDRSKPHVNIGTIGHVDHGKTTLTAAISSVLAGKGLAEQRDFGSIDNAPEEAERGITINTSHIEYQTDTRHYAHVDCPGHADYVKNMITGAAQMDGAIIVVAATDGPMPQTREHILLSRQVGVPALVVFMNKVDLVDDAELLELVEMEVRELLSEYDFPGDDIPVIAGSALGALNGEAEWVAKVEELMDAVDNYIPLPERAVDKDFLMPVEDVFSITGRGTVATGRIERGVINSGEAVDIIGMGAENMSSTITGVEMFRKILDRGEAGDNVGLLLRGIERTQIKRGMIICKPGSVNPHKHFKAEVYVLSKEEGGRHTPFFNKYRPQFYLRTTDVTGEIMLPEGVEMVMPGDNVTIEVTLINPVALEKGLRFAIREGGRTVGSGQVTEILD from the coding sequence ATGGCTAAAGAAACCTTTGACCGTTCGAAACCTCACGTGAATATTGGTACTATTGGTCACGTGGATCACGGTAAGACTACATTGACTGCTGCTATTTCTTCGGTACTTGCAGGAAAAGGTCTTGCTGAGCAAAGAGATTTCGGTTCTATTGATAACGCACCGGAAGAAGCAGAAAGAGGTATTACAATTAATACTTCTCACATTGAATACCAAACAGACACAAGACACTATGCTCACGTTGACTGTCCAGGTCACGCCGATTATGTGAAGAACATGATTACTGGTGCTGCTCAAATGGACGGTGCTATCATCGTGGTTGCTGCTACTGATGGTCCTATGCCTCAAACTAGAGAGCACATCCTTCTTTCTAGACAGGTTGGTGTTCCTGCTTTGGTTGTGTTCATGAACAAAGTTGACTTGGTAGATGATGCTGAGCTTCTTGAACTAGTTGAAATGGAAGTAAGAGAGTTGCTTTCTGAGTACGACTTCCCAGGTGATGACATTCCAGTAATCGCTGGTTCTGCTCTTGGAGCATTGAACGGTGAAGCTGAGTGGGTTGCTAAAGTAGAGGAGTTGATGGATGCAGTTGATAACTACATTCCACTTCCAGAAAGAGCTGTTGATAAAGATTTCTTGATGCCAGTAGAGGACGTATTCTCGATCACAGGTCGTGGTACAGTTGCTACAGGTAGAATCGAAAGAGGTGTAATCAACTCTGGCGAAGCTGTTGATATCATTGGTATGGGAGCTGAAAACATGTCTTCTACTATCACTGGTGTTGAAATGTTCCGTAAGATTCTTGACAGAGGTGAAGCTGGTGATAACGTAGGTCTACTTTTGAGAGGTATCGAAAGAACTCAAATCAAAAGAGGTATGATTATCTGTAAGCCAGGTTCTGTGAATCCTCACAAACACTTCAAAGCTGAGGTTTACGTATTGTCTAAAGAAGAAGGTGGACGTCATACTCCATTCTTTAACAAATATCGTCCACAGTTCTATTTGAGAACAACTGACGTAACTGGTGAGATCATGCTTCCAGAAGGAGTTGAAATGGTAATGCCAGGTGATAACGTAACTATCGAAGTAACTTTGATCAACCCTGTAGCTCTTGAAAAAGGACTAAGATTTGCGATCAGAGAAGGTGGTAGAACAGTTGGTTCTGGACAGGTAACTGAGATCTTAGACTAA
- a CDS encoding glycosyltransferase family 117 protein, translating into MIDYNRLNNLTGWIIFIIATTVYALTVEPTASFWDCGEFIAVSYKLEVPHPPGAPLFLLLGRMFSFLAGGDTTQVAYWINMLSVLSSGFTILFLFWSITHIAKKLVSAEENLTNHLLVIGSGVVGALAYTFSDSFWFSAVEAEVYAMSSFFTAFVVWAILKWENIKDPSDENRWIILIAYMVGLSIGVHLLNLVTLPALGLIYYFKKREKVSKKGIFTTLAISGAIVMIIMIGVIPGLPSMASKIEIFFVNNLGLPFGSGIIFFTILFLGGLVYGIFYSIKNNKITLNTALVSFAFIIIGYSSYSIVLIRSNYNPPIDENNPEDVLSYVSYLKREQYGSRPLLHGQYYTAELVGQEKGAPVYRKGKEKYEIADYKLEYKYDPAHTTIFPRTYSSQPQHVQKYRQVMGLQQGEKPSFSDNIYHMLRHQLGTMYFRYFMWNFAGRASDIQGAGWLGIFDAMEEVPASLAENKGRNTFFMIPLFLGIIGLIFQYYKDPRNFSFVAMLFFLTGAAIVLYLNSPPTEPRERDYIYAGSYYAYAFWIGLAVIPIFSLIQRALKPGTIAAALSIAICLSAPAIMAAEGWDDHDRSDRYFSVDSAKNFLASCEPNAIIFTGGDNDTFPLWYVQEVEGFRTDVRVIVLSYFNTDWYIAQMMRDAYESEPLPFGLSLERYAQGGLNDYLPLVERQNIKGGTMNAEQFIKLINDEHPALQVPTSVSKYNSVPAKNFYLDVDTASVLSMGIIPEQYKNMMVDRMHWSMKGGGLEKKDLAILDLIVNNNWERPIYFNNTSASSVNFNIKKYMMQEGNAFRLLPVENPAGNEMMVDTDKMYDNMMNNFHWRELDNPEVYYSEDYRNFVLNHRATFNTLIDALLMEGDTERAKAATMKCLEVMPDEAIRFDHFSVQLVSYLLTLEEDELAIEIAEKIGTRADEMLNYMFEKGITERFELQKNLISLSELARSFRSADKNDLAQKYETMFRNYYGMVQ; encoded by the coding sequence ATGATTGACTACAACAGACTCAACAACCTCACCGGTTGGATCATATTTATCATTGCGACTACAGTCTATGCATTGACAGTAGAGCCTACGGCTAGTTTCTGGGATTGTGGGGAATTTATCGCTGTATCCTACAAGCTAGAAGTACCGCACCCTCCTGGGGCACCTTTATTTTTACTATTAGGTAGAATGTTCTCCTTCCTGGCTGGGGGGGATACGACTCAAGTAGCCTATTGGATCAACATGTTGAGTGTACTAAGCAGTGGATTTACCATCCTTTTTCTGTTTTGGTCCATCACTCACATTGCAAAAAAATTGGTTTCTGCTGAAGAAAATCTAACCAACCATCTATTAGTAATAGGCAGTGGTGTGGTAGGGGCTTTGGCTTACACATTCTCAGATTCATTTTGGTTCTCTGCAGTAGAGGCTGAAGTATATGCGATGTCTTCTTTCTTTACGGCCTTTGTCGTTTGGGCTATTTTGAAATGGGAAAACATCAAAGATCCATCTGATGAAAACCGTTGGATTATTTTGATTGCTTACATGGTTGGATTGTCTATAGGAGTTCACCTTTTGAACCTTGTGACTTTACCTGCATTGGGCTTGATCTACTATTTTAAAAAGAGAGAAAAAGTCAGCAAAAAAGGCATTTTTACCACATTGGCTATCAGTGGGGCCATAGTGATGATCATTATGATTGGGGTGATCCCTGGCTTGCCTAGCATGGCCAGTAAAATAGAAATCTTCTTTGTCAACAATTTGGGTCTCCCATTTGGTTCTGGCATCATCTTTTTTACCATTCTCTTCTTGGGAGGCTTGGTATACGGAATCTTCTACTCGATCAAAAACAACAAAATCACGCTGAATACAGCGCTTGTCTCTTTTGCTTTTATCATCATAGGATACTCTTCTTATTCTATCGTTTTGATTCGATCGAATTACAATCCTCCGATTGATGAAAACAACCCTGAAGATGTATTGAGTTACGTTTCTTACCTCAAACGTGAGCAATATGGTAGTCGACCTTTATTACATGGACAATACTATACTGCAGAGCTAGTAGGTCAGGAAAAGGGCGCTCCTGTATATCGCAAAGGCAAGGAAAAGTATGAAATCGCTGATTATAAGCTGGAGTATAAATATGACCCTGCGCACACCACGATTTTCCCTAGAACCTATAGCTCTCAACCACAGCATGTACAGAAGTACCGTCAGGTAATGGGACTACAGCAAGGTGAAAAACCTAGCTTCAGCGACAACATCTATCATATGCTTCGTCACCAATTAGGTACCATGTACTTCCGCTACTTTATGTGGAATTTTGCTGGACGTGCCAGTGATATCCAGGGAGCGGGATGGCTTGGAATATTCGATGCGATGGAAGAAGTTCCAGCCTCATTGGCTGAAAACAAAGGAAGAAACACCTTCTTTATGATTCCTTTATTCCTTGGAATCATCGGATTGATCTTTCAGTATTATAAGGATCCAAGAAACTTCTCGTTCGTAGCGATGCTGTTTTTCCTGACAGGTGCTGCGATTGTACTATACCTAAACTCACCCCCTACAGAACCAAGAGAAAGAGATTATATCTATGCGGGTTCCTACTATGCTTATGCATTTTGGATAGGGCTAGCAGTCATTCCTATCTTCTCTTTGATCCAAAGAGCTTTAAAACCTGGAACCATCGCTGCAGCCTTATCAATTGCGATCTGTCTAAGTGCACCTGCTATCATGGCAGCAGAGGGATGGGATGATCACGACAGATCAGATCGTTATTTCTCTGTGGATTCAGCGAAGAACTTCCTGGCATCCTGCGAACCGAATGCCATCATTTTCACTGGTGGAGACAATGATACTTTCCCTCTTTGGTATGTACAGGAAGTAGAAGGGTTCAGAACTGATGTTCGTGTGATCGTACTTAGTTATTTCAATACAGATTGGTACATCGCTCAGATGATGCGGGATGCCTATGAGTCTGAGCCATTGCCTTTCGGCTTGAGTTTAGAGAGATATGCCCAGGGCGGATTGAATGATTATTTGCCATTGGTCGAAAGACAAAACATCAAAGGAGGAACCATGAACGCAGAACAGTTCATCAAACTGATCAACGATGAGCACCCTGCGCTACAAGTACCTACTTCTGTGAGCAAGTACAATTCAGTACCGGCGAAAAACTTCTATCTGGATGTAGATACAGCCAGCGTACTAAGTATGGGAATCATCCCAGAGCAGTACAAAAACATGATGGTAGATAGAATGCACTGGAGCATGAAAGGTGGCGGCCTGGAAAAGAAAGACTTGGCTATTCTAGACCTGATTGTTAACAACAACTGGGAGCGCCCGATCTACTTTAACAACACCTCTGCATCTAGTGTCAATTTCAACATCAAGAAATACATGATGCAGGAAGGAAATGCCTTCAGACTCTTACCTGTAGAGAATCCTGCCGGAAATGAAATGATGGTGGATACGGATAAAATGTATGACAACATGATGAACAATTTCCATTGGAGAGAATTGGACAATCCTGAGGTCTACTATTCTGAGGACTACAGAAACTTCGTATTGAACCACCGAGCAACCTTCAACACGCTGATCGATGCATTACTAATGGAGGGTGACACGGAAAGAGCTAAAGCGGCCACCATGAAATGTCTGGAAGTAATGCCTGATGAGGCCATTCGTTTTGACCACTTCAGTGTTCAGTTGGTTTCATATCTATTGACTTTGGAAGAAGACGAGTTGGCGATAGAAATAGCTGAGAAAATTGGAACACGTGCTGATGAGATGCTGAACTACATGTTTGAGAAAGGCATCACAGAGCGTTTCGAATTGCAAAAGAATTTGATCTCGCTTAGCGAACTAGCTCGATCCTTTAGGTCTGCGGACAAAAACGATCTCGCACAAAAATATGAGACCATGTTCCGAAACTATTACGGAATGGTACAATAA
- a CDS encoding M1 family metallopeptidase: MTKPVVSSDTHSYAQPSESAITHLDWMASVDFDNKVIHATATYALENSSSASKLTLDTKDLDIKSVQDLSGKELTFQLGETKEHLGKPLTIDINPETKGVIISYSTSPKAEALQWLNPDQTADKKEPFLFTQSQAILARTWIPIQDSPGIRFTYSAEVTVPGQLIALMSATNPQVKNDSGVYQFEMKQPIPAYLMALTVGDIDFQSLGDRAGVYAEPSMLKKSAAEFEDLEQMITAAENLYGDYRWDRYDIIVLPPSFPFGGMENPRLTFATPTIIAGDKSLTSLVAHELAHSWSGNLVTNATWNDFWLNEGFTVYFEYRIMEALYGREYSEMLALLSYQDLKEEIKDISEVNPADTHLKLDLEGRNPDDGLTAIAYDKGYFFLRLLEESVGREKWDQFLKNYFNQNAFEVMTTKEFVEILNKELLSQTETGLDSNFYDAWIYGPGLPDNCPVPVSNKFENVDQALTNWLENEDAGQLIESFGSDSWSTHEWMHFIRSIPDNYSSEKMAALDEAFGFTQSGNSEIFSAWAIHIINNQYEPGYDALSSFLIQTGRRKFLTPLYKAMIQTESGKAMALEIYEKARPNYHSVAYNTMDDLLGYN, from the coding sequence ATGACAAAGCCCGTAGTGTCTTCTGACACACATAGTTATGCCCAACCTTCTGAGTCGGCCATCACCCATCTGGACTGGATGGCTTCTGTAGATTTTGATAATAAAGTGATCCATGCGACTGCCACTTACGCGCTGGAGAACAGTAGTTCCGCCTCTAAGCTCACTTTGGACACCAAGGACCTGGATATAAAGTCCGTTCAAGATTTGTCAGGCAAAGAACTTACTTTCCAATTAGGAGAGACTAAGGAACATCTGGGCAAACCACTGACCATAGATATAAATCCGGAAACTAAGGGAGTAATTATCTCCTATAGTACTTCCCCAAAAGCAGAAGCCCTACAGTGGCTGAACCCAGATCAGACAGCAGACAAAAAAGAACCTTTTCTATTTACCCAATCTCAGGCCATTCTGGCAAGAACATGGATTCCAATACAGGATTCTCCTGGGATTCGCTTCACCTACAGTGCGGAAGTAACGGTGCCTGGCCAGCTCATTGCACTGATGAGTGCAACCAATCCACAAGTAAAAAATGATTCTGGTGTCTATCAATTCGAGATGAAACAGCCCATCCCTGCCTATTTGATGGCCCTGACGGTCGGAGATATCGATTTCCAAAGTCTAGGAGATCGAGCGGGCGTATATGCAGAGCCCAGCATGCTAAAGAAATCTGCTGCAGAATTCGAAGATCTAGAACAAATGATCACTGCGGCAGAAAACCTATATGGCGACTACAGATGGGATAGGTACGACATCATTGTCCTCCCTCCTAGTTTCCCCTTCGGAGGCATGGAAAACCCAAGGCTAACCTTCGCGACTCCTACTATCATAGCTGGAGACAAAAGTCTCACCTCTCTAGTGGCTCATGAACTGGCTCACTCCTGGTCAGGAAATCTGGTTACTAATGCCACATGGAACGATTTCTGGCTAAATGAAGGTTTTACGGTATATTTCGAATACCGCATCATGGAAGCATTGTATGGTAGAGAGTATTCGGAAATGCTGGCCTTACTCTCTTATCAAGATCTGAAGGAAGAAATTAAAGACATTTCTGAAGTCAATCCAGCTGACACTCACCTAAAGCTTGATCTCGAAGGCAGAAATCCCGACGATGGGCTGACAGCTATCGCTTATGACAAGGGTTATTTCTTCTTAAGATTATTAGAGGAAAGTGTAGGAAGAGAAAAGTGGGACCAATTCCTAAAGAACTATTTCAATCAAAATGCTTTTGAGGTAATGACAACAAAGGAGTTTGTGGAAATATTAAACAAGGAATTGCTTTCCCAGACTGAAACAGGACTTGATTCCAATTTCTACGACGCGTGGATCTATGGACCTGGTCTTCCAGACAATTGCCCTGTCCCTGTATCTAACAAATTTGAAAACGTAGATCAAGCCCTGACGAATTGGTTAGAAAATGAGGATGCAGGACAACTAATAGAAAGCTTTGGCAGTGACAGCTGGAGCACGCACGAATGGATGCACTTCATTCGCTCGATTCCTGACAATTATAGTTCAGAAAAAATGGCAGCTCTTGATGAAGCTTTTGGTTTTACCCAATCGGGGAATAGTGAAATTTTCTCAGCATGGGCGATTCACATTATCAACAACCAATACGAACCGGGGTATGACGCCTTGAGTTCCTTCCTGATTCAGACAGGTAGGAGAAAATTCCTGACGCCATTATATAAGGCCATGATCCAAACAGAGAGTGGAAAGGCCATGGCACTTGAAATCTATGAAAAAGCCAGACCCAACTATCATTCCGTGGCTTACAACACGATGGATGATTTGTTAGGATATAATTAA
- a CDS encoding T9SS type A sorting domain-containing protein — MELKAVIIGLILSGSALLVQGQTANEGDVYASNSETLAYSEALDLTNQIDIYPNPSVNFIIVKIENSNLKKISFQLHSVIGNTVDVTAEEVGKDKYKIDLRTFSSGYYFLIVEDKESQFKEAYKFLKK, encoded by the coding sequence ATGGAGTTAAAAGCAGTTATCATCGGCCTCATTTTGAGCGGTTCTGCCTTGTTGGTTCAAGGTCAGACGGCTAATGAAGGTGATGTGTACGCTTCGAATTCTGAAACACTGGCCTACTCAGAGGCCTTAGACCTCACAAATCAAATTGACATCTATCCCAACCCATCTGTCAATTTCATCATTGTTAAGATTGAAAATTCCAATTTGAAGAAGATTAGCTTTCAGCTACATAGTGTCATTGGCAATACTGTAGACGTCACAGCGGAGGAAGTGGGGAAGGATAAATACAAAATTGACTTGAGAACCTTTTCCTCAGGTTATTATTTTTTGATAGTAGAAGACAAGGAAAGTCAGTTCAAGGAAGCTTATAAGTTTTTGAAAAAGTAA
- the secE gene encoding preprotein translocase subunit SecE: protein MTKLINFFKESYDEMVHKVTWSKYSELQSSSVLVLVASLIFALFIGLIDLSFENLLDWYYHNL, encoded by the coding sequence ATGACTAAACTGATTAATTTTTTCAAAGAATCATATGACGAAATGGTCCACAAAGTTACATGGTCCAAATATTCAGAACTGCAAAGTAGTTCCGTCTTAGTACTTGTCGCTTCCCTGATCTTTGCGTTGTTCATCGGTTTGATAGATCTCAGCTTTGAGAATCTATTGGATTGGTATTATCATAATCTATAA